One genomic region from Caloenas nicobarica isolate bCalNic1 chromosome 22, bCalNic1.hap1, whole genome shotgun sequence encodes:
- the CPLANE2 gene encoding ciliogenesis and planar polarity effector 2, with protein MAARGGPELEPGWLLSPPARPYLDSILHKNQRRVFGLLERPVLPPHLVVPIVTYKLFVTGKSGVGKTALVASLAGTPVSPGHHETLGIEATAVFWPAKPQASARPVIFQLNFWDCGDGALKKFDYLLPACKEEADAVLFLFSFTDRSSFEELPALMSRVLGPDEEKLVRVVVGTKFDLSPQADVTEGDVAAFEGTWGLRVLRAGGRGAGGGRGGLARVAPILDALVEQLWRRDQITAGVAVGDEGSPPA; from the exons ATGGCAGCGCGGGGGGGCCCAGAGCTGGAGCCGGgctggctcctgtccccccccgcccgcccctaCCTGGATTCCATCCTGCACAAGAACCAGCGCAGAGTGTTTG GTCTGCTGGAGCGCCCGGTGCTGCCCCCCCACTTGGTTGTCCCCATCGTCACCTACAAACTCTTCGTCACCGGCAAGAGCGGCGTTGGCAAAACGGCCTTGGTGGCCTCGCTGGCGgggacccccgtgtcccccggccACCACGAGACGCTGG gAATCGAAGCCACCGCCGTGTTCTGGCCGGCCAAGCCGCAGGCCAGCGCCCGCCCCGTCATCTTCCAGCTCAATTTCTGGGATTGCGGCGACGGAGCCCTGAAAAAATTTGATTATTTGCTGCCC GCTTGTAAGGAGGAGGCGGACGCcgtcctcttcctcttctccttcaccGACCGCTCGTCCTTCGAGGAGCTGCCGGCGCTGATGAGCCGCGTGCTCGGCCCTGACGAAGAAAAGCTCGTTAGGGTGGTGGTCGGCACCAA atTCGACCTGTCCCCGCAGGCGGATGTGACCGAAGGGGACGTGGCGGCGTTTGAGGGGACgtgggggctgcgggtgctgcGGGCGGGGGgtcggggggccggggggggccggggggggctggCGCGGGTCGCCCCGATCCTGGACGCGCTGGTCGAGCAGCTCTGGCGTCGCGACCAAATCACCGCCGGCGTCGCCGTGGGGGACGAGGGGTCCCCCCCGGCCTGA